Proteins from a single region of Hordeum vulgare subsp. vulgare chromosome 6H, MorexV3_pseudomolecules_assembly, whole genome shotgun sequence:
- the LOC123403244 gene encoding probable sodium/metabolite cotransporter BASS3, chloroplastic: MSVAVAAASSSLPSRHALGHANSHRPLRFISSPPRPCASPASLLRQRRAAAPPTFCSAPSLGRVGWPRREGGAWLLSFSAEADASPSEAEGAGDPSEAVSALLPLVVVATAAAALGNPATFSWVSKELYAPALGGIMLSIGIKLSFDDFALAFKRPVPLSIGYMAQYVLKPLLGVLIARVFRMPSAFFAGFMLTCCVSGAQLSSYASFLGKGDVALSILLTTYSTISSVIVTPILTGLLIGSVVPVNGIAMAKSILQVVLLPVTLGLLLNTYAKPVVNVIQPVMPFVAMVCTSLCIGSPLAINRSILLSSQGLMLLLPIVTFHIAAFVVGYWVSKLPQLRQEEPVCRTISVCTGMQSSTLAGLLATQFLGISQAVPAACSVVVMAIFGLTIASYWGSGMRIRDIPSRFFPQAPTAARS, from the exons ATGTCCGTCGCCGTggcggccgcctcctcctccctcccctctcgccacgcaCTGGGCCACGCCAACTCGCACCGCCCCCTGCGCTTCATCTCTTCCCCGCCGCGGCCGTGCGCCTCCCCGGCGTCGCTCCTCCGGcagcggcgggcggcggcgcccCCCACCTTCTGCTCCGCGCCGTCGCTCGGCCGCGTCGGCTGGCCGCGCCGCGAGGGGGGCGCCTGGCTGCTCTCCTTCAGCGCCGAAGCCGATGCCTCCCCGTCGGAAGCCGAGGGGGCCGGGGACCCCTCGGAGGCCGTCTCCGCGCTGCTCCCGCTCGTCGTCGTCgccacggccgccgccgccctcggcaACCCTGCCACCTTCTCCTG GGTCTCCAAGGAGCTCTACGCACCTGCGCTCGGTGGCATCATGCTGTCCATCGGCATCAAACTATCCTTCGACGACTTCGCTCTGGCCTTCAAAAG GCCGGTGCCGCTGTCGATTGGCTACATGGCACAGTACGTGCTCAAGCCGCTGCTGGGAGTGCTGATCGCAAGGGTGTTCCGGATGCCATCGGCCTTCTTTGCCGGTTTCATGCTTACATGCTGCGTCTCCGGTGCGCAGCTTTCGAGCTACGCTAGCTTCCTCGGGAAAGGAGATGTTGCGTTGAGTATTCTGCTCACAACCTACTCCACCATATCTTCGGTGATTGTGACACCTATTCTCACTGGTTTGTTGATTGGTTCGGTGGTTCCGGTTAATGGAATTGCAATGGCGAAATCGATCCTCCAG GTGGTTCTTCTGCCAGTGACACTAGGTCTCCTTCTGAATACCTATGCAAAACCAGTAGTTAATGTCATACAACCAGTGATGCCATTTGTTGCTATGGTGTGCACATCACTCTGTATTGGGAGCCCTCTTGCTATAAATAGGAGCATACTCCTCTCATCACAAGGACTCATGTTACTTCTCCCCATAGTTACTTTCCACATTGCAGCCTTTGTTGTGGGTTACTGGGTTTCCAAGTTGCCTCAGCTGAG GCAAGAAGAGCCTGTTTGTAGGACTATTTCAGTGTGTACTGGAATGCAGAGCTCCACCCTAGCCGGGCTTCTTGCTACCCAGTTTCTTGGAATCAGCCAGGCAGTTCCCGCAGCATGTTCTGTTGTTGTCATGGCGATATTTGGTTTGACTATTGCATCGTATTGGGGAAGTGGCATGCGAATAAGGGACATTCCTTCGAGATTCTTTCCACAAGCTCCCACTGCTGCAAGATCATGA